The following proteins are co-located in the Candidatus Accumulibacter cognatus genome:
- a CDS encoding MFS transporter — MSSQFALLNTRRFAPFFATQFLGAFNDNLFKNALIVLLTFQAVNWTTLAPEVLTNLAAGIFILPFFLFSATAGQLADKYDKAKLARLVKLLEIVIMGVALFGFSTHSLAVLLSALFLLGLHSSLFGPVKYAILPQHLREDELVGGNALVEAGTFVAILIGTLAGGLLAGVAGHPGWVAIAGLVIAVLGYLCSRGIPAAPAPVPELVVSLNPLSETWRNIGFARQNRTVFLSILGISWFWLYGALFLAQFPAYAKNVLGGSETSVTLLLAIFTIGIGFGSLLCERLSAGHVEIGLVPFGSIGLTLFGIDLAFASPALLPIGAPLSLANLLALHHTWRVLFDLFALGLFGGFFIVPLYALIQLRSAPEQRARIIAANNILNALFMVCGALAAAGLLGDGLSIPALFGVAALCNAVVAVYIYSLVPEFMLRFIAWLLVHSVYRLQQRGLQNIPEEGAAVLVCNHVSFVDPIVIAAASRRPIRFVMDYRIYRMPVISLIFRHMRAIPIAPARDDAVMMEAAFEEVASALAAGELVAIFPEGRITDSGDLYPFRPGVQRIVGRTPVPIIPMALQGLWGSFFSRKDGPAMSKPLRRGLFSKIALVVGTAVAPAAATPEHLQEIVAGLRGDWK; from the coding sequence ATGAGTTCCCAGTTTGCTCTGCTCAACACTCGCCGCTTTGCCCCTTTTTTTGCTACACAGTTTCTTGGGGCATTCAACGACAATCTGTTCAAGAATGCGCTGATCGTGTTGCTCACCTTTCAGGCGGTGAACTGGACGACGCTGGCGCCGGAGGTGTTGACCAATCTTGCCGCCGGCATCTTCATCCTGCCGTTTTTCCTGTTTTCGGCCACTGCCGGGCAACTTGCCGACAAGTACGACAAGGCGAAGCTGGCGCGGCTGGTGAAGCTGCTTGAAATTGTCATCATGGGCGTTGCTCTGTTCGGCTTTTCGACGCACAGCCTGGCGGTACTATTGAGCGCATTGTTTCTGCTTGGCCTGCATTCATCGCTGTTCGGGCCTGTCAAATACGCGATCCTGCCGCAGCACCTGCGCGAAGATGAACTCGTCGGAGGTAACGCGCTGGTCGAGGCCGGCACTTTCGTGGCCATCCTGATCGGCACCCTGGCCGGCGGCCTGCTTGCCGGCGTGGCCGGGCATCCCGGATGGGTGGCCATCGCGGGGCTGGTGATCGCGGTCTTGGGTTATCTGTGCAGCCGTGGCATCCCGGCAGCGCCGGCACCGGTCCCGGAACTGGTCGTCAGCCTCAATCCGTTATCCGAGACTTGGCGCAACATCGGCTTTGCCCGTCAGAACCGGACGGTCTTTCTGTCGATTCTCGGGATTTCCTGGTTCTGGCTATACGGCGCACTGTTCCTCGCGCAGTTTCCAGCCTATGCGAAGAACGTGCTCGGGGGCAGCGAGACCTCGGTGACCTTGTTGCTGGCGATCTTCACGATCGGCATCGGTTTCGGGTCACTGCTCTGCGAGCGCTTGTCTGCCGGGCACGTTGAAATCGGTCTGGTGCCTTTTGGTTCGATCGGTCTGACGCTCTTCGGCATCGACCTGGCCTTCGCTTCACCGGCACTGCTGCCGATCGGGGCGCCGTTGTCGCTCGCCAACCTGCTCGCCCTGCACCACACCTGGCGGGTACTCTTCGACCTGTTTGCACTCGGTCTGTTCGGCGGTTTTTTCATCGTGCCGCTGTATGCCCTGATCCAGTTGCGCAGCGCACCTGAGCAGCGGGCACGGATCATCGCCGCGAACAACATCCTGAACGCGCTGTTCATGGTCTGCGGCGCACTGGCCGCCGCCGGACTGCTCGGCGATGGACTTTCGATTCCTGCGCTGTTCGGCGTTGCCGCGCTGTGCAATGCTGTGGTGGCGGTCTATATCTACAGCCTGGTACCCGAGTTCATGCTGCGCTTCATTGCCTGGCTGCTGGTGCACTCGGTGTACCGCCTGCAGCAGCGCGGGCTGCAGAACATCCCGGAGGAGGGGGCGGCGGTGCTGGTGTGCAACCACGTCAGCTTTGTTGACCCGATCGTCATCGCGGCGGCAAGCCGGCGGCCGATCCGTTTCGTCATGGATTACCGCATTTACCGCATGCCGGTGATCAGCCTGATCTTCCGCCATATGCGCGCCATCCCGATTGCCCCGGCCAGGGACGATGCGGTCATGATGGAAGCAGCTTTCGAAGAGGTGGCGAGTGCCCTCGCGGCAGGCGAACTGGTGGCGATTTTCCCGGAAGGCAGGATCACCGACAGTGGCGATCTTTATCCATTTCGCCCAGGCGTGCAGCGCATCGTCGGACGTACGCCGGTGCCGATCATTCCGATGGCTCTGCAGGGTCTGTGGGGCAGCTTTTTCAGCCGCAAGGACGGGCCAGCGATGAGCAAGCCTCTGCGCCGCGGCCTGTTCTCGAAGATCGCGCTGGTCGTCGGTACGGCGGTCGCCCCAGCGGCGGCAACCCCCGAGCATCTGCAGGAGATTGTTGCCGGCCTGCGGGGTGACTGGAAGTAG
- a CDS encoding AMP-binding protein: protein MVRNRWHYTGQLPPTRFNMARYCLAAAARDTPDKVALVVVSDAKALPERAECWTYRQLDETVRQVAAGLRAWGLDPGARLMIRMGNTSDYALLFFGAIAAGCVPLPSSAQLTEEEADFLLADAGAEMVAMSEELAIHPPPDVRVLTPADIARLRTHHDAVDYADTAAADPAFLIYTSGTTGQPKGVLHAQRSAWGRRPMYQGWYDIRQDDVVLHTGAFNWTYTLGVGLTDPWANGATAVLYNGPRDITVWPMLMEKFQATLFAAVPGLYRQILKYNDLRAFDLSSLRHGLTAGEALGSALLEQWRTTTGKELYEALGMSECSTYISSSPSVGVRPGSSGKPQQGRCVVVLPVEEGEEPLSPGETGLLAVHRSDPGLMLGYWKRPDEEELVYRGEWFIGGDLVHFDADGYLIYHGRNDDMMNAMGYRVSPLEVEHCLSKHPAVAEVAVTELRVREGVSVIAAFVVPRDPDEPDGLDAAPLLAYAHEHLAAYKCPREVIFTDGLPRTANGKVRRRDLAWWRR, encoded by the coding sequence ATGGTGAGAAATAGGTGGCATTACACAGGCCAGTTGCCGCCGACACGCTTCAACATGGCGCGCTACTGTCTGGCGGCAGCCGCGCGCGATACCCCGGATAAGGTGGCACTGGTCGTGGTGTCAGACGCCAAGGCTCTGCCCGAACGGGCCGAATGCTGGACTTACAGGCAACTGGACGAGACCGTCCGGCAAGTGGCGGCTGGGCTGCGTGCATGGGGCCTTGACCCGGGAGCGCGGCTGATGATCCGCATGGGCAATACCAGCGATTACGCCCTGCTGTTCTTCGGCGCGATTGCTGCCGGTTGCGTGCCGTTGCCGTCCTCAGCGCAACTGACCGAGGAGGAGGCGGATTTTCTGCTGGCAGATGCCGGTGCCGAGATGGTCGCCATGTCGGAAGAGTTGGCCATCCATCCACCGCCGGACGTGCGCGTGTTGACTCCCGCCGACATTGCGCGCTTGCGAACCCACCACGATGCCGTCGATTACGCCGATACCGCCGCCGCCGACCCGGCCTTTCTGATTTACACCTCCGGCACCACCGGCCAGCCCAAAGGCGTGTTGCACGCCCAGCGCTCGGCCTGGGGACGACGACCGATGTACCAAGGCTGGTATGATATCCGCCAAGATGATGTGGTCCTGCACACCGGGGCGTTCAACTGGACCTATACGCTGGGGGTCGGTCTGACCGATCCGTGGGCCAACGGCGCGACCGCGGTGCTCTACAACGGGCCTCGCGATATCACGGTCTGGCCGATGCTCATGGAGAAATTCCAGGCTACCCTGTTTGCGGCTGTGCCAGGGCTGTATCGGCAGATTCTGAAGTACAACGATCTGCGCGCATTCGATCTGTCGAGCTTGCGCCATGGCTTGACCGCCGGCGAGGCACTGGGCAGCGCTTTGCTCGAACAGTGGCGGACGACGACCGGCAAGGAACTGTACGAGGCTTTGGGGATGAGCGAATGCTCGACCTACATTTCCTCGTCGCCCAGCGTAGGGGTACGGCCGGGCAGCTCGGGCAAGCCCCAGCAGGGCCGTTGCGTGGTGGTGCTGCCGGTCGAGGAGGGGGAAGAACCCTTGTCGCCGGGTGAGACCGGGCTGCTGGCGGTGCATCGCAGCGATCCCGGCCTGATGCTCGGCTACTGGAAGCGACCGGACGAGGAGGAACTGGTCTATCGGGGAGAGTGGTTCATCGGTGGCGACCTGGTACATTTCGACGCTGACGGCTACCTGATCTATCATGGTCGCAATGACGACATGATGAACGCCATGGGCTACCGGGTGTCGCCATTGGAGGTGGAGCATTGCCTGAGCAAGCACCCGGCGGTGGCCGAAGTGGCGGTGACCGAGCTTAGGGTGCGCGAGGGGGTCAGCGTGATCGCCGCCTTCGTGGTGCCGCGCGATCCCGACGAGCCCGACGGGCTCGACGCCGCACCGCTGCTGGCTTACGCCCACGAACATCTGGCGGCCTACAAATGTCCACGCGAGGTCATCTTCACCGACGGTCTGCCGCGCACCGCCAATGGCAAGGTCCGGCGCCGCGATCTGGCCTGGTGGCGGCGGTAA
- the pyk gene encoding pyruvate kinase, whose protein sequence is MRRTKIVATVGPATTSPESMRQLLAAGTDVVRLNAAHADMQTHSNNARQVRELAQLLGRTVGVLVDLPGPKIRSGVVLGDAVELATGQEFMLTDRDDGKGDALHVATTLPDLAHWARHGDDIYLADGEIVLRVLESVGNDVRTEVVRGGMLRSRKGMHLPRAEGHVEPFTARDARALEMAIAAKVDFVGLSFVRRAEDVERVRSKLPKRGLRPALVPKIETAMAVDNLAGIINAADAVMVARGDLGIQMPARRVPLLQKEIIRLCNLAGKPVITATQMLESMTRSPLPTRAEVNDVANAVLDGTDALMLSEETAVGLFPNEAVRMMSEVAESAEGWPRQRVDPAASVGADSDRVAWAVAHAAVQAAEDLGVAAILCPTRSGDTAHRVAAFRPTVPIAGISHGMPVLGGLSLVWGVQPLLIAENADRGEQLRLSIAAARAAGIVRDGDLVALVFGSAGPRAGSTDSVRIVRV, encoded by the coding sequence ATGCGTCGAACCAAGATTGTGGCGACGGTTGGCCCAGCCACCACTTCGCCGGAGTCCATGCGGCAGCTACTCGCAGCTGGCACCGACGTGGTGCGGCTCAACGCTGCTCACGCCGACATGCAAACGCATAGCAATAATGCTCGTCAGGTGCGTGAACTGGCGCAGCTTCTCGGGCGCACCGTCGGGGTGCTGGTTGACTTACCTGGCCCGAAAATTCGTAGCGGTGTGGTGCTCGGCGATGCGGTAGAACTCGCGACCGGTCAGGAATTCATGCTCACTGACCGCGACGACGGCAAGGGGGATGCCTTACATGTCGCTACGACCTTGCCCGACCTGGCGCATTGGGCGCGTCACGGTGATGACATCTACCTCGCCGACGGTGAGATCGTTCTGCGCGTGCTAGAATCGGTCGGCAACGACGTGCGCACCGAAGTCGTTCGCGGTGGCATGCTGCGCTCGCGCAAAGGAATGCACCTGCCGCGTGCCGAAGGTCACGTCGAGCCGTTTACAGCGCGCGATGCACGTGCACTCGAGATGGCGATTGCCGCCAAGGTGGACTTTGTCGGACTCTCGTTCGTGCGCAGGGCAGAAGACGTCGAGAGGGTGCGCAGCAAGCTTCCAAAGCGTGGCCTGCGGCCGGCATTGGTGCCCAAGATCGAGACGGCAATGGCGGTTGACAACCTTGCTGGCATCATCAACGCTGCCGATGCGGTCATGGTCGCGCGTGGCGACCTCGGCATCCAGATGCCGGCACGACGAGTGCCCTTGCTCCAGAAGGAGATCATCCGTCTCTGCAACTTGGCGGGCAAACCGGTGATCACCGCCACCCAGATGCTCGAGTCGATGACCCGCTCACCGTTACCGACGCGTGCCGAAGTGAACGACGTGGCCAACGCGGTACTCGATGGCACCGACGCCTTGATGCTCTCGGAAGAAACCGCCGTCGGCCTGTTTCCGAACGAAGCCGTGCGCATGATGAGTGAAGTCGCCGAATCGGCCGAGGGCTGGCCGCGCCAGCGTGTCGATCCCGCCGCCAGTGTTGGCGCCGACTCCGACCGCGTCGCTTGGGCGGTGGCGCACGCTGCGGTGCAAGCAGCGGAAGACCTCGGCGTTGCCGCGATCCTTTGCCCAACGCGCAGCGGGGATACCGCCCATCGCGTCGCGGCATTCCGACCGACGGTCCCGATTGCCGGCATTTCACACGGCATGCCGGTACTGGGTGGCCTCTCGCTGGTATGGGGTGTGCAGCCACTGCTGATCGCCGAGAATGCCGACCGTGGCGAGCAACTGCGACTCTCGATTGCCGCTGCGCGCGCTGCCGGCATCGTCCGTGACGGCGATCTCGTGGCACTGGTATTCGGCTCGGCCGGGCCGCGTGCCGGCAGCACCGACAGCGTGCGTATCGTTCGGGTGTGA